A window of Candidatus Hydrogenedentota bacterium contains these coding sequences:
- a CDS encoding WYL domain-containing protein: MAKKRDQDTTATMKALMLYSLLLFSGKRYSLTELSKRLGCSKPTVMRLVDHIDLTRTAHVRVESEIVGKQKYYWAAAPAQKPNVTLGAEEIRELALCRDLLWHLLPRGLRDEVGQTIARTTVLLDDFGARDAALHNVAMQVFKGFVDYSPHEKTLRTIVDALHDRHIVELVYRAHDQPAGRAMAVAPLRLVAHRDTLYVLARREKDLKKKNGFYEPRLAIQRIESAACTDRAFPAIEAASRPEGYFGFMPGEPFEVVVEAESQVAPYIRERNWSRDQEITELDGGRIRLRFHATSEGEVLSWVLGFAGQVRVVAPDSLREEVAACAGRIAGAHGGDSVA, encoded by the coding sequence ATGGCGAAGAAACGGGATCAGGACACTACGGCGACTATGAAAGCGCTTATGTTGTACAGCCTGCTGTTGTTTTCGGGGAAGCGGTATTCGCTGACGGAGCTGTCGAAGCGCCTGGGTTGTTCAAAGCCCACGGTGATGCGCCTGGTGGATCATATTGACCTGACGCGGACGGCGCATGTGCGGGTGGAATCGGAGATCGTGGGGAAGCAGAAGTATTACTGGGCGGCGGCGCCGGCGCAGAAGCCGAACGTGACGCTGGGGGCGGAGGAGATCCGGGAGCTGGCGCTTTGCCGGGATCTGCTGTGGCATCTGCTGCCGCGGGGTCTCCGGGATGAGGTGGGTCAGACGATTGCACGGACGACGGTGCTGCTGGATGATTTCGGGGCGCGGGACGCGGCGCTGCACAATGTGGCGATGCAGGTGTTCAAGGGATTTGTGGATTACTCGCCACATGAGAAGACGCTGCGCACGATCGTGGACGCGCTGCACGACCGGCATATTGTGGAGCTGGTGTACCGGGCGCATGATCAGCCGGCGGGCCGGGCGATGGCGGTGGCGCCGTTGCGGCTGGTGGCGCACCGTGACACGCTGTATGTGCTCGCGCGGCGGGAGAAGGACCTGAAAAAGAAGAACGGGTTCTACGAGCCGCGCCTGGCGATCCAGCGGATTGAGTCGGCGGCCTGCACGGACCGCGCGTTTCCGGCGATCGAGGCGGCCTCCCGCCCGGAGGGCTATTTCGGGTTCATGCCGGGCGAGCCGTTCGAGGTGGTGGTTGAGGCGGAGTCGCAGGTCGCGCCGTATATCCGCGAGCGGAACTGGAGCCGCGACCAGGAAATCACGGAGTTGGATGGGGGGCGCATCCGCCTTCGGTTCCACGCAACGAGCGAGGGGGAGGTGTTGAGCTGGGTGCTGGGATTCGCTGGGCAGGTACGGGTGGTGGCGCCGGATTCGCTTCGGGAGGAAGTCGCGGCGTGTGCGGGGCGGATTGCCGGGGCGCACGGGGGCGATTCGGTCGCTTGA
- a CDS encoding DUF1553 domain-containing protein, with the protein MMYRSFCLAGLGLAAAMAAGAPAAGVDFQQQILPLLADRCFACHGPDANQRKGKLRLDREDGAKASAIVPGDAAASELLKRITATDPNDLMPPPDSGKDPFTPQEVALLRAWIDEGAPWAGHWAFTAPGAPEPPSVHLNTWPRNDIDRFILARLEAESLAPSPEASRETLIRRLAFDLTGLPPSLEEIDRFLLDNDPGAYEALVDRFLASPKFGEHMARAWLDGARYADTNGYQNDFHRVMWPWRDWVIGAFNDNMPYDQFLIEQIAGDLLPNATESQRVATGFNRNNKSVTEGGSIEEEWHVENLVDRVETTSTVFMGLSMGCARCHDHKYDPVSQREFYEFYAFFNSTEDRGFYEETRGNTGPQVYLPSFEQQRELHALKAGEQQAREALGAAQARAGSDFDAWLSALREQAPSAAAPAPVFEAELRGTLPATPEVTEPAPSTESTESTESTESTESTESTESTTSTTPPAPAWTTGPLGPALALDGTPATTLDLGQAVAFDREKPFTVSLWLKPEAAGALFSKSDEANSHRGVDAMITDSGDVEVHIASVWDTDALKVSAEKAVRLRQWSHLAVTYDGSGRAAGLAVYVNGVAAPLTTIKDALAGPIDTVEPLRIGQRTQSVHLRGAITGVRFFNVALPPDAIAPEIETYLAAALPAELPEEQATALREFHANRVATIVRPEQEALDAAARARAELEKKIPSVMVMREREEPRPTYLLQRGAYDAPDTSEQLFPGVPEFLPPLPDGAPNNRLGLALWLADSTHPLTARVAVNRFWQQIFGRGLVNTAEDFGVQGSPPSHPLLLDALAVQFRESGWDIKALLKTIVTSATYRQSSAVNETLLAADPDNRLYARAPRYRFSAEVVRDNALAASGLLAGRIGGPPAMPYQPEGLWDELAGGANQGPYIQGKGEDLYRRSLYTHRKRTVPHPTLATFDAPSFEYCIARRGRTNTPLQALALLNDLTYVEAARNLAQRMLAGAEGDSAARLGYGFRLATGRHPTPAELDTLASGLEAFIQKYHQDSAAAEAFVAHGESPVPSQLPARDLAPYMTVAGILLNLDEAITRE; encoded by the coding sequence ATGATGTACCGCAGTTTCTGCCTTGCGGGCCTCGGCCTGGCCGCCGCAATGGCCGCCGGCGCGCCCGCGGCCGGGGTCGACTTTCAACAGCAAATCCTGCCCCTCCTGGCGGATCGTTGCTTCGCCTGCCACGGCCCCGACGCGAACCAGCGCAAGGGCAAGCTGCGCCTCGACCGGGAAGACGGCGCCAAAGCCTCCGCTATCGTCCCGGGAGACGCCGCGGCAAGTGAGCTGCTCAAGCGCATCACCGCCACCGACCCGAACGACCTCATGCCCCCGCCGGATTCGGGAAAAGATCCCTTCACGCCGCAAGAAGTGGCGCTCCTCCGCGCCTGGATCGACGAAGGCGCGCCCTGGGCCGGACACTGGGCCTTCACCGCGCCCGGCGCGCCGGAACCGCCGTCCGTACACCTCAATACCTGGCCCCGCAACGACATCGACCGCTTCATCCTCGCACGCCTCGAAGCCGAGAGTCTCGCCCCGTCCCCCGAGGCCAGCCGCGAAACCCTGATCCGCCGGCTCGCCTTCGACCTCACCGGCCTCCCGCCGTCCCTGGAGGAAATCGACCGCTTCCTGCTCGACAACGACCCCGGCGCCTACGAGGCCCTCGTCGACCGCTTCCTCGCCTCGCCAAAGTTCGGCGAGCACATGGCCCGCGCCTGGCTCGATGGAGCCCGATACGCCGACACCAACGGCTACCAGAACGATTTCCACCGCGTCATGTGGCCCTGGCGCGACTGGGTCATCGGCGCCTTCAACGACAACATGCCCTACGACCAGTTCCTCATCGAACAAATCGCCGGCGACCTGCTCCCGAACGCCACCGAATCGCAGCGCGTCGCCACCGGATTCAACCGAAACAATAAGAGCGTCACCGAGGGCGGCTCCATCGAGGAAGAGTGGCACGTGGAGAACCTCGTGGACCGCGTCGAAACGACTTCCACCGTCTTCATGGGCCTGAGCATGGGCTGCGCGCGCTGTCACGACCACAAGTACGATCCCGTCAGCCAGCGCGAGTTCTACGAGTTCTACGCCTTCTTCAACAGCACCGAGGACCGCGGCTTCTACGAAGAAACGCGCGGCAACACCGGCCCGCAGGTCTATCTGCCCTCCTTCGAGCAGCAGCGGGAACTGCACGCCCTCAAAGCCGGCGAGCAACAGGCCCGCGAAGCCCTCGGCGCCGCCCAGGCGCGCGCCGGGTCCGATTTCGACGCCTGGCTAAGCGCGCTTCGCGAGCAAGCGCCTTCCGCGGCGGCCCCGGCCCCCGTCTTCGAAGCGGAACTCCGCGGTACCCTCCCCGCGACGCCGGAAGTCACCGAGCCCGCTCCGTCCACTGAGTCCACTGAGTCCACTGAGTCCACTGAGTCCACTGAGTCCACTGAGTCCACTGAGTCCACTACGTCCACTACGCCGCCCGCACCCGCCTGGACCACAGGCCCGCTCGGCCCCGCGCTCGCCCTCGATGGAACCCCCGCCACAACCCTCGACCTGGGACAGGCCGTCGCCTTCGATCGCGAAAAACCCTTCACCGTATCGCTCTGGCTCAAGCCGGAAGCCGCCGGCGCCCTCTTCAGCAAGTCCGACGAGGCGAACAGCCACCGCGGCGTGGACGCCATGATCACCGACAGCGGCGACGTCGAAGTCCACATCGCCAGCGTCTGGGATACGGACGCGCTGAAGGTCTCCGCCGAGAAAGCCGTCCGTTTGCGGCAGTGGTCGCACCTCGCCGTAACGTACGACGGTTCTGGGCGCGCCGCCGGCCTCGCGGTGTACGTCAATGGTGTCGCCGCGCCCCTGACGACCATCAAGGATGCGCTCGCCGGCCCCATCGATACCGTCGAGCCGCTCCGGATCGGCCAGCGGACCCAAAGCGTGCACCTGCGCGGCGCGATCACCGGGGTGCGCTTCTTCAACGTAGCCCTGCCGCCCGACGCTATCGCGCCGGAAATCGAAACGTACCTCGCCGCCGCGCTCCCGGCGGAATTGCCCGAGGAACAGGCGACCGCGCTCCGGGAATTTCACGCGAACCGCGTCGCCACCATCGTCCGCCCGGAACAGGAGGCGCTGGACGCCGCCGCCCGCGCGCGCGCCGAACTCGAAAAGAAAATCCCCAGCGTCATGGTCATGCGGGAGCGTGAAGAGCCCCGCCCGACCTATCTGTTGCAGCGCGGCGCCTACGACGCCCCGGACACCAGCGAACAGCTCTTCCCCGGTGTGCCCGAGTTTCTGCCGCCCCTGCCCGACGGCGCGCCGAACAACCGCCTCGGCCTGGCTCTGTGGCTCGCCGATTCGACGCATCCGCTTACCGCGCGCGTCGCGGTGAACCGCTTCTGGCAGCAGATCTTCGGACGTGGCCTCGTAAACACGGCCGAGGATTTCGGCGTCCAGGGAAGCCCGCCCTCGCACCCGCTCCTGCTCGATGCCCTCGCCGTGCAATTCCGCGAGAGTGGCTGGGACATCAAGGCCCTCCTCAAAACCATCGTCACCAGCGCCACCTACCGCCAGTCGAGCGCCGTGAACGAAACCCTGCTGGCCGCCGATCCGGACAACCGGCTCTACGCCCGCGCCCCGCGCTACCGGTTCAGCGCCGAGGTCGTCCGCGACAACGCCCTCGCCGCCAGCGGCCTCCTCGCGGGCCGCATCGGCGGGCCGCCCGCCATGCCCTACCAGCCCGAAGGCCTCTGGGACGAACTCGCCGGCGGCGCAAACCAGGGACCCTACATCCAGGGCAAGGGCGAAGACCTCTACCGGCGAAGCCTCTACACCCACCGGAAGAGAACCGTGCCGCACCCGACGCTCGCCACCTTCGACGCGCCCAGTTTCGAGTACTGCATTGCCCGGCGCGGCCGAACGAATACACCCTTACAGGCGCTCGCGCTGCTGAATGACCTGACCTACGTCGAAGCGGCCCGAAACCTGGCGCAGCGCATGCTCGCCGGCGCGGAAGGCGATTCCGCCGCGCGTCTGGGCTACGGCTTCCGCCTCGCAACCGGACGCCACCCAACGCCCGCCGAGCTCGATACGCTCGCCAGCGGTCTGGAAGCATTTATCCAGAAGTACCACCAGGACAGCGCCGCCGCCGAAGCCTTCGTGGCCCACGGCGAGTCGCCGGTTCCAAGTCAGCTACCCGCGCGGGATCTCGCGCCCTACATGACCGTCGCCGGCATACTCCTCAACCTCGACGAAGCGATCACCCGGGAATAA
- a CDS encoding DUF1501 domain-containing protein, producing MDALKFAQHINRRDFLQRTGCSLGAAALGLLGAREAAADSAVRRAVADFAPRAKRVIYLFQSGAPTQLETFDYKPGLRDLEMTELPDSIRMGQRLTGMTANQDKFPVVSSRFKFAQHGQNGAWISELLPYTAGIVDDIAIVRSVYTEAINHDPAITFCQTGSQLAGRPSMGAWVAYGLGTANENLPTFTVMISRGTGRLGTQPLYDRLWGSGMLPSRYQGVKLRAGEEPVLYLANPAGCDTQTRRQMLDQLRDLNQHKYNVAGDPEILTRIEQYELAFRMQAAVPDLTDISDEPDHILDLYGPDVHKPGTYARNCLLARRMVERDVRFVQLYHMGWDHHDNLPDHLSKQCRDTDQPSAALVADLKQRGLLDETLVIWGGEFGRTVYSQGKVTDTTYGRDHHPRCFSLWMAGGGIKPGLVYGTTDDFSYNIVENPVHVNDLHATILHCLGLNHERLAVKHQGLDVRLSGVEERHPVKALLA from the coding sequence ATGGACGCACTGAAGTTCGCCCAACACATCAATCGCCGCGATTTCCTCCAGCGCACCGGGTGCAGCCTCGGAGCCGCCGCCCTCGGCCTACTCGGCGCGCGCGAAGCCGCCGCGGACAGCGCCGTCCGCCGCGCCGTCGCCGATTTCGCGCCCCGCGCGAAGCGCGTCATATACCTCTTCCAGTCCGGCGCGCCCACCCAGCTCGAAACCTTCGACTACAAGCCGGGCCTGCGCGATCTCGAAATGACCGAGCTCCCCGACAGCATCCGCATGGGCCAGCGCCTCACCGGCATGACCGCGAACCAGGACAAATTCCCCGTCGTCTCCTCGCGCTTCAAGTTCGCGCAACACGGCCAGAACGGCGCCTGGATCAGCGAGCTGCTGCCCTACACCGCCGGCATCGTCGATGACATCGCCATCGTCCGCTCCGTATACACCGAGGCCATCAACCACGACCCCGCCATTACCTTCTGCCAGACCGGCTCGCAGCTCGCCGGACGCCCCAGCATGGGCGCCTGGGTGGCCTACGGTCTCGGCACGGCAAACGAAAACCTGCCGACGTTCACCGTCATGATATCCCGAGGCACCGGACGCCTCGGCACCCAGCCGCTCTACGACCGCCTCTGGGGCAGCGGCATGCTCCCCAGCCGCTACCAGGGCGTCAAGCTCCGCGCCGGGGAGGAGCCCGTGCTCTACCTCGCCAACCCCGCCGGCTGCGACACCCAGACCCGCCGGCAAATGCTAGACCAGCTCCGTGACCTCAACCAGCACAAATACAACGTCGCCGGCGACCCAGAAATCCTGACGCGTATCGAGCAATACGAACTCGCGTTTCGCATGCAGGCCGCCGTGCCCGACCTCACCGACATCAGCGACGAGCCCGATCATATTCTCGACCTCTACGGCCCCGACGTCCACAAGCCCGGGACCTACGCCCGCAACTGCCTGCTCGCCCGCCGCATGGTCGAGCGCGACGTCCGTTTCGTCCAGCTCTACCACATGGGCTGGGACCACCACGACAACCTGCCCGACCACCTCAGCAAGCAATGCCGCGACACCGACCAGCCCTCCGCCGCGCTCGTGGCCGACCTCAAGCAACGCGGCCTGCTCGACGAGACCCTCGTCATCTGGGGAGGCGAATTCGGCCGCACCGTCTACAGCCAGGGCAAGGTCACCGACACCACCTACGGTCGCGACCACCACCCCCGGTGCTTCTCCCTCTGGATGGCCGGCGGCGGCATCAAGCCCGGCCTCGTCTACGGAACCACCGACGACTTCAGCTACAACATCGTCGAAAACCCCGTCCACGTCAACGATCTCCACGCCACCATACTGCACTGCCTCGGCCTCAACCACGAACGCCTCGCGGTCAAACACCAGGGCCTCGACGTGCGCCTCTCCGGCGTCGAAGAGCGCCATCCCGTGAAGGCGCTGCTGGCGTAA